A segment of the Aromatoleum aromaticum EbN1 genome:
GGAGTTCCAGTTTGATCTTCCGCCAAGACCGGGAGCCGATCCATGCACAAGCCCATCCGCACGCTACTCATCGCCGCCACCACGGCGTTCCTGCTGTTCGCCGAAGGCGCCGTCGCCGGCAGCACCGCTGCGCCGGCCAATGCCTATCTTTACATCGGTTGGCCCAACGATGGCGAGGTCCTGCCCGCTGGACGGCCGTTCAAAGTGTGGTTCGGGCTGCGCGACATGGGCGTCGCGCCGAAGGACGTCAGCTTTCCGAACACCGGCCACCATCACCTGCTGATCGACACCGATCTGCCGTCACCGGACCAGGAAATCCCTTCCGACCGCAACCACCTGCATTTCGGTGCAGGGGAAACGGAAACGACCCTGGAACTGCCTCCGGGCAGGCACACGCTGCAGTTGTTGATGGGCGACGACAAGCACGTCCCGCACAACCCTCCGGTGTATTCGAGGAAGATCACGATCACCGTGCGGTGAGGGCCTTGCCGCGGAGCACGATGCCGGAGCCCGAGGCATGACGCGTCCGTACCGATATCTACACACCCCTGTAAGACTTACCCCGCGGCGCTTCGCCACGCCGAGCACGGAGCACGCCT
Coding sequences within it:
- a CDS encoding DUF4399 domain-containing protein, with the protein product MHKPIRTLLIAATTAFLLFAEGAVAGSTAAPANAYLYIGWPNDGEVLPAGRPFKVWFGLRDMGVAPKDVSFPNTGHHHLLIDTDLPSPDQEIPSDRNHLHFGAGETETTLELPPGRHTLQLLMGDDKHVPHNPPVYSRKITITVR